Below is a window of Arabidopsis thaliana chromosome 2, partial sequence DNA.
CATCTCTGACAACATGGTTGCGATGAAAAGGCATACGACAACATCCATAGAGTAAATAATTATACTACAAAAGACTGTACCGATATCAAGAGGCATCTTGCTGAGCTACGGACAAAGAGGTGACCTCGCAAAACCTCGACGTCGGAGAGTTCGTGAAAATTTACCACGAAGAAAAGGCGGAAGTCAAAAGTTCATCACTAGCTAAGAAAATACCTAAAACATCTAATCTTTTggtaataagaagaagattgaagtAATCATGAACGGGTCTAAGTTTTGTAGAGATTCGACCACTACAATCAAAAAGTTTAGGGGAATGTTCTATTAAAGGCGAGCACAAGCGACAAACTCGAACTCGCTAGAGCAATCACAACattcaaggaagaagaaattcGTCACCTTGCAGAACCTGATGACGTTGATTTTGTCCTCACCTTAGACGTGGCTGACGTCGGGGTTTCAAAGATTGTGATTGATGTTGGAAGTTTGATAGATCTACTATTCTTGAGTACGCTTGGAG
It encodes the following:
- a CDS encoding uncharacterized protein (unknown protein; Has 6 Blast hits to 6 proteins in 2 species: Archae - 0; Bacteria - 0; Metazoa - 0; Fungi - 0; Plants - 6; Viruses - 0; Other Eukaryotes - 0 (source: NCBI BLink).), with amino-acid sequence MDKLEPLRINMRHGSILAVHFFIPGKPTICHQTARTLIRHIPFQCLLRVTSQNLDVGEFVKIYHEEKAEVKSSSLAKKIPKTSNLLASTSDKLELARAITTFKEEEIRHLAEPDDVDFVLTLDVADVGVSKIVIDVGSLIDLLFLSTLGENGK